One Lycium barbarum isolate Lr01 chromosome 5, ASM1917538v2, whole genome shotgun sequence genomic window carries:
- the LOC132641325 gene encoding uncharacterized protein LOC132641325, with protein MKDLSFFQLKNMMGAKMRKGFKNFCNNDTSTSTLNHQTRPVSSPYIMDTSATLRGTSDLRVNERESPTTLEEMLLQLDMEEKMARREKLNEYEPHVRHRMSCVNSSDILRTARNALNQYPRFSLDGKDAMYRSSFRDMSPLVSTSTVGARKSVCCNRELRNMKTQTQNMPSMIAGERVIWCKPGVVAKLMGLEAMPMSMRRKYNKDSTVSAIIKRQNLRKKAERYEMEHKRSRGRGTGCGGRNSREMNENMTSSCSRNGYCVMKPVAVEDYQEVGWPMRGGVLYRNNDAM; from the coding sequence ATGAAGGACTTATCTTTCTTTCAGTTGAAAAATATGATGGGAGCTAAGATGAGGAAAGGCTTTAAAAACTTCTGTAATAACGATACCTCTACTTCCACACTCAATCATCAAACCCGTCCCGTCTCATCTCCTTATATTATGGACACTAGTGCCACTCTACGGGGGACTAGTGATCTACGGGTAAACGAAAGGGAAAGCCCGACAACGTTGGAGGAGATGTTGCTCCAATTAGACATGGAGGAGAAAATGGCAAGAAGAGAAAAACTGAACGAATATGAGCCGCATGTCCGACATAGAATGTCATGTGTCAACAGTTCTGACATTCTACGAACAGCAAGGAATGCGTTAAACCAGTATCCTCGATTCTCTCTTGATGGCAAAGATGCCATGTACAGGTCTTCTTTCCGCGACATGTCTCCTTTAGTAAGCACAAGTACTGTTGGTGCAAGAAAATCAGTATGCTGTAACCGCGAGCTGAGGAACATGAAAACTCAAACTCAGAACATGCCATCGATGATAGCAGGAGAGAGAGTGATTTGGTGTAAACCGGGAGTAGTAGCAAAGCTAATGGGACTTGAGGCCATGCCAATGTCAATGCGGAGAAAGTATAACAAGGATAGTACAGTGAGTGCAATTATCAAAAGGCAAAACTTGAGGAAAAAAGCAGAAAGGTATGAGATGGAGCATAAGAGATCAAGAGGAAGGGGAACGGGCTGTGGTGGGCGCAACTCTAGAGAGATGAATGAGAATATGACGAGCTCTTGTTCAAGAAATGGATACTGTGTAATGAAGCCCGTGGCAGTGGAGGATTACCAAGAAGTAGGCTGGCCAATGCGAGGCGGGGTTTTGTACAGAAATAACGATGCCATGTAA
- the LOC132641324 gene encoding zinc finger protein CONSTANS-LIKE 13-like has protein sequence MSRESRPCDYCNQRSAILYCRADSAKLCLFCDQLVHSANALSKKHLRSQICDNCGSEPVSIRCATDNLVLCQECDWDAHGTCVVSDAHDRNPVEGFSGCPSVYELASAWGLDIDAKKPTQLQLDSNHATWNGLLEYNYVAPSPCTMLLQDLMVPSANNNSNCGIYNDGSVVGRKQNQNPTCGKQKQVILKQLIELFKRDGCGGGVEDLDPKTPNGSSDNWQGNNVSHVVVGGVSEEQQLKNVPFTSLIRPKESDQMVERNILWSGNSYDQNTQIWDFNLGQLRSHGQSSSVEADYSESDMAYMMKSYGELIKGTALATSKGLGFSAINCSVAHDDMTAFSNNSNNRAASQGPATSESNNLPRIKTSSDLGYVKPKCCGVSTDLNFMDQSIVVAGENTGAETLQADMELLAKNRGNAMQRYKEKKKTRRYDKHIRYESRKARADTRKRVKGRFVKATTEAPDG, from the exons ATGAGCCGAGAGTCTCGTCCATGCGATTACTGTAATCAGCGAAGTGCCATACTTTACTGCCGAGCTGATTCAGCTAAACTCTGTTTATTTTGTGACCAACTTGTTCATTCAGCTAACGCACTTTCCAAGAAACATCTTCGTTCACAGATCTGTGATAACTGTGGTTCTGAACCTGTTTCTATCCGTTGTGCTACCGACAACCTCGTACTCTGTCAAGAATGTGATTGGGATGCACATGGTACTTGTGTGGTCTCTGATGCACATGATCGTAACCCTGTTGAAGGTTTTTCCGGTTGTCCTTCTGTTTATGAACTTGCTTCAGCTTGGGGTTTAGATATTGATGCCAAGAAACCAACACAGTTGCAGTTAGATTCAAATCATGCCACGTGGAATGGTTTGTTAGAGTATAATTATGTTGCTCCTTCTCCTTGTACTATGTTGTTGCAAGATTTAATGGTACCTAGtgctaataataatagtaattgtGGGATTTATAATGATGGCTCTGTCGTTGgtagaaaacaaaatcaaaatccAACTTGTGGGAAGCAGAAACAAGTGATATTGAAACAGTTAATTGAGTTATTTAAGAGAGATGGGTGTGGTGGTGGAGTGGAAGATTTGGATCCAAAGACACCTAATGGGAGTAGTGATAATTGGCAAGGAAATAATGTTAGTCATGTGGTTGTGGGTGGTGTTAGTGAGGAGCAACAGCTGAAAAATGTGCCATTTACGTCGTTGATTAGGCCGAAAGAGAGTGATCAAATGGTGGAAAGGAACATTTTGTGGAGCGGAAATTCCTATGATCAAAACACTCAG ATATGGGATTTTAATCTGGGGCAGTTGAGGAGCCATGGACAGTCGAGCTCAGTAGAAGCAGACTACAGTGAGAGCGACATGGCGTACATGATGAAAAGCTATGGTGAACTCATAAAAGGAACAGCATTAGCAACTTCAAAAGGATTAGGATTCTCAGCCATTAACTGCTCCGTTGCCCATGACGATATGACAGCCTTCAGT AATAATTCAAATAACCGAGCGGCAAGCCAGGGGCCAGCGACATCTGAGAGCAACAATTTACCAAGAATAAAGACTTCATCTGACTTGGGTTATGTTAAGCCAAAATGCTGTGGTGTATCTACAGATCTGAACTTTATGGACCAAAGCATTGTTGTGGCAGGTGAAAACACCGGTGCGGAAACACTCCAGGCTGATATGGAGCTTCTGGCAAAGAATAGAGGAAATGCAATGCAACGTTAtaaggagaaaaagaaaacacGAAG ATATGATAAGCACATTCGATATGAATCAAGGAAGGCAAGAGCTGATACTAGAAAGCGAGTCAAGGGTCGTTTTGTCAAGGCTACTACTGAAGCTCCAGATGGCTGA
- the LOC132641321 gene encoding pyruvate dehydrogenase E1 component subunit beta-1, mitochondrial-like encodes MMLRIAKPKVCFRGLIAPILGPAILTQRSYSSGVKQMMVREALNSALDEEMAADPKVFLMGEEIGEYQGAYKVTKGLLQKYGPDRVVDTPITEAGFTGLATGAAYYGLRPVLEFMTFNFAMQAMDHLINSAAKANYMSSGNISVPIVFRGPNGAALGVGAQHSQCYAPWYGSVPGLKVVAPYSSEDARGLLKTAIRDPDPVVFLENELLYGESFPVSDEVLDPSFTLPIGKAKIEKEGRDVTITAFSRMVGYALKAAETLAKEDIDAEVINIRSIRPLDRSAINASVRKTNRLVTVEDGFPQHGVGAEICASVVEEIFEYLDAPVERITGADVPMPYAANLERMALPQIEDIVRAAKRVCYRSLPVAAAV; translated from the exons ATGATGTTGAGGATTGCAAAGCCTAAAGTCTGTTTCAGAGGCTTAATAGCTCCA ATTTTGGGGCCAGCTATTTTGACTCAGAGAAGTTATTCATCTGGAGTTAAGCAG ATGATGGTGAGAGAAGCACTAAATTCTGCTCTTGATGAGGAAATGGCAGCTGATCCTAAAGTATTTTTAATGGGTGAAGAG ATTGGAGAATATCAAGGTGCTTACAAG GTCACGAAAGGACTCTTGCAGAAGTATGGCCCAGACAGGGTTGTTGATACCCCAATTACTGAG GCTGGATTTACCGGACTTGCAACCGGAGCTGCATATTATGGACTTAGGCCTGTATTAGAGTTCATGACCTTTAACTTTGCCATGCAG GCAATGGACCATCTGATTAACTCTGCGGCCAAAGCAAACTACATGTCTAGTGGAAATATTAGTGTTCCTATTGTTTTCCGAGGACCGAATGGTGCCGCTCTAGGTGTTGGTGCTCAGCACTCTCAG TGTTATGCACCGTGGTATGGCTCTGTCCCTGGCTTGAAAGTTGTGGCACCATATTCATCTGAAGATGCAAGAGGACTTCTAAAAACAGCAATCAGAGACCCTGATCCAGTTGTTTTTCTTGAGAATGAATTATT GTATGGTGAGTCTTTTCCTGTGTCGGACGAAGTTCTTGATCCTAGCTTTACCCTACCTATAGGGAAAGCAAAG ATAGAGAAAGAGGGGAGAGACGTGACAATTACAGCATTCTCAAGGATGGTTGGCTATGCTCTCAAG GCTGCAGAGACACTTGCGAAGGAGGATATAGATGCTGAG GTCATTAATATTAGGTCAATCAGGCCATTAGACAGATCTGCCATCAATGCTTCGGTGAGAAAAACTAACAGGCTGGTTACTGTTGAAGATGGATTTCCTCAACATGGTGTTGGTGCTGAAATCTG TGCTTCAGTTGTCGAGGAAATATTCGAGTACCTTGATGCCCCAGTTGAAAGAATTACTGGTGCAGATGTTCCAATGCCTTACGCTGCCAATCTTGAAAGAATGGCTCTTCCACAG ATTGAAGACATTGTTCGAGCAGCCAAGAGGGTGTGTTACAGATCTTTGCCAGTGGCAGCTGCTGTTTAG
- the LOC132641323 gene encoding leucine-rich repeat protein 1-like translates to MAICFLFHIFVLLLTLTNANVEGDALYALRRAVNDPDNVLQSWDPTLVDPCTWFHVTCDSENRVTRLDLGNAKLSGNLVPELGKLERLQYLELYMNNLVGSIPAEIGGLKSLVSLDLYHNNLSGTIPPSLSKLSNLRILRLNGNTLTGRVPRELTKLANLKIIDVSNNDLCGYIPTSGSFSKFTEESFKNNPRLEGPELMGFVRYDTGGCN, encoded by the exons ATGGCTATCTGCTTTCTGTTTCATATTTTCGTTCTCTTACTAACACTCACCAATGCAAATGTAGAAG GTGATGCTCTATATGCATTGAGAAGAGCAGTGAATGACCCGGATAATGTGTTGCAGAGCTGGGATCCGACCCTGGTGGATCCCTGTACTTGGTTTCATGTCACTTGTGACTCTGAAAATCGGGTCACCCGACT TGATCTCGGAAATGCCAAGCTGTCTGGAAATTTAGTTCCTGAGTTGGGGAAGCTTGAACGTCTCCAGTACTT GGAACTATACATGAACAACTTAGTGGGTTCAATTCCAGCAGAAATTGGAGGTCTAAAGAGCCTAGTAAGTCTTGATctttaccacaataacctcagTGGCACCATTCCTCCATCTCTCTCCAAGCTTTCCAATCTCAGAATCCT CCGACTCAATGGGAACACACTGACAGGAAGAGTACCAAGGGAACTTACTAAGCTTGCAAATCTCAAGATTAT AGATGTGTCCAACAACGATTTATGTGGCTACATTCCGACCTCCGGCTCCTTCTCTAAGTTCACTGAGGAAAG TTTTAAGAACAACCCAAGACTAGAAGGACCTGAGCTAATGGGATTTGTGAGATATGACACAGGAGGCTGCAACTAA